One Sulfurihydrogenibium subterraneum DSM 15120 DNA segment encodes these proteins:
- a CDS encoding lipoprotein, giving the protein MKRIFLLISFIVFLTSCASNEIVIQPNAPISFVAKTERKGDYTFIIPSNFQFLESESLIFEANGVYRAYLIYKGEGYIQDLVSFFDREMPKNGWTKFSALIGRDALLSYKKDNQLIVIKIQYGLTNTYIKMILTR; this is encoded by the coding sequence ATGAAAAGGATTTTTCTTTTAATTAGTTTTATAGTATTTTTAACTTCTTGTGCCTCTAATGAAATTGTTATTCAGCCAAATGCACCTATTAGTTTTGTAGCTAAAACAGAGAGAAAGGGTGATTATACTTTTATAATTCCGTCAAACTTTCAGTTTTTAGAAAGTGAGTCTTTGATTTTTGAAGCTAACGGAGTTTATAGAGCTTATCTAATCTACAAAGGAGAAGGTTATATACAGGATTTAGTCAGCTTTTTTGATAGAGAGATGCCTAAAAATGGATGGACTAAATTTTCAGCTCTCATTGGTAGAGATGCACTCTTATCCTATAAAAAAGACAATCAACTTATCGTAATAAAAATTCAGTATGGACTT